GCGCTTCTTCGATGGCGTACACCTGGGCGATATTCGGGTGGTTCAGCTTGGCGGCCGCCTCCGCCTCGATCCGGAAACGCTGGAGCAGCGCGGGGTCGCGGGCCAGGTCCTCCGGCAGCACCTTCAGGGCGACCCGCCGCTTCAGACGGGTGTCCTCGGCCAGGTAGACCTCACCCATGCCTCCTCGTCCGAGCGTGCGTTCAATGCGGTAATGGAGGACGGCGTCGCCCTGCTGCATGCGCTTACTCCATGGCGATTGACAGTCCAGCTGTCGATGGCTAGTCCAGTTCGTCCAGGCGCACGGGCCGGCCCTCCGCCGCGGACCGGTCGGCCGCGAACACGACACGGTGGGATTCGTAGGCGGTGGCCATGTCGGTGAGCGGCATGGGGCCGCCGCTTCGGATGCTGTCCACGAAGGCCTGGAACTGGGGCTCGTAGGGATGATCCTGGACATCGCCCGAATCGATCAGCGAGGTCTCGAGGGTGCTCCACCGGCTTCGGTCCATTCCCCGTATTTTCTCTGAGTAGAACCGGTTGTCCAGCAGGCTGCCCTCGCTGCCTGCCAGGTGCACGTGAAAATAGTAGGGTTGCAGGCAGTCGATACAGGAGGTTACCTTGCCGATACGGCTTCCGCCTTCGAACCTCAGGATAGAGACACTGGTCGTGTCGTACTCGTACGGCGCGAAGTGGGGGCTTGAAGACTTTGTGTTGTAGCTGGTGACTTCCTCCACCGTGCCGTCCATGAAAAATAACAGCGCGTCGAGGGCGTGGCAGCCGGCGGTCAGCAGGCTGGTCCCGCCCATGGCCTTCTTCACGTTCCAGTCGTACTGCCCGTACCACGGTCCGATACCGTGGTAGTAGTCGACTTCGGCGTAGTG
This DNA window, taken from Gemmatimonadota bacterium, encodes the following:
- a CDS encoding Gfo/Idh/MocA family oxidoreductase, whose amino-acid sequence is MDQLNVGIVGLGWVAGAHIDAFKAVSGADVTAVCSRRTHDDAALSDQFGTPLKSCVDYDDLLSDPDIHVIDICTPHPFHADQAVAAAEAGKHLIIEKPIALTPGDAARIQAAVDRAGVSVCVCFECRYSAHFTLIRSVIDQGLLGDLHYAEVDYYHGIGPWYGQYDWNVKKAMGGTSLLTAGCHALDALLFFMDGTVEEVTSYNTKSSSPHFAPYEYDTTSVSILRFEGGSRIGKVTSCIDCLQPYYFHVHLAGSEGSLLDNRFYSEKIRGMDRSRWSTLETSLIDSGDVQDHPYEPQFQAFVDSIRSGGPMPLTDMATAYESHRVVFAADRSAAEGRPVRLDELD